The Methanosphaera sp. BMS genome contains a region encoding:
- the gatB gene encoding Asp-tRNA(Asn)/Glu-tRNA(Gln) amidotransferase subunit GatB encodes MMCGLEIHVQLNTNSKLFCSCHTNYQSAENNTNICPVCLNQPGAKPYPPNQSALDNAIKVALMLGCDISDEVIYFMRKHYDYPDLSSGYQRTSVPVGINGELNGVRIHEIHVEEDPGQYKPDRGTVDFNRSGIPLIEIVTEPDMKSPEEARSFLNELIRVLNYSGSARGEGTMRADVNISIEGGKRAEVKNVNSIRGAYKVLKFELIRQKNILRRGGTVQQETRAYLESQMITVPMRLKEDADDYRYIPDPDLPPMKIDPAHVEEIRENMPEPAHLKTARFVEQYGIDEADAKVLTSELELADAYEEVCKEVDAEVAARLMRDELKRVLNYNKISFAESKITASDIVELIGLIESKQVTPEAAHKLIEQMPGNDKTPTEIGKEMDIIGGVSDDAVSDAINQAIDENPQAIEDYKAGKENAVNFLVGQVMRLTRGKANAGEANKLIREKLDQL; translated from the coding sequence ATGATGTGTGGTTTAGAAATCCACGTACAATTAAATACAAACTCAAAATTATTCTGTAGTTGTCATACCAATTATCAATCAGCAGAAAATAACACGAACATTTGTCCGGTATGTTTAAATCAACCAGGAGCAAAACCTTATCCGCCAAACCAATCAGCATTAGATAATGCAATTAAAGTAGCATTGATGCTTGGATGTGATATTTCTGATGAAGTAATCTACTTTATGAGAAAACACTATGATTACCCTGACTTATCAAGTGGATATCAGAGAACATCCGTACCAGTAGGTATAAACGGTGAATTGAATGGTGTCAGAATACATGAAATTCACGTAGAAGAAGACCCTGGTCAATACAAACCAGACCGTGGAACCGTTGACTTTAACCGTTCAGGTATTCCATTGATAGAAATCGTTACAGAACCTGACATGAAATCACCTGAAGAAGCCAGAAGTTTCCTAAACGAATTAATTCGTGTATTAAACTACAGTGGAAGTGCTCGTGGTGAAGGTACCATGAGAGCAGACGTAAACATCTCCATTGAAGGTGGAAAAAGAGCAGAAGTAAAAAATGTAAACTCAATCAGAGGTGCATACAAAGTTCTTAAGTTTGAATTAATCAGACAGAAAAACATCCTACGTAGAGGTGGAACAGTTCAGCAGGAAACAAGAGCATACCTTGAATCCCAGATGATAACAGTTCCTATGAGATTAAAAGAGGATGCTGATGATTACAGATACATACCTGATCCTGATTTACCACCTATGAAAATCGATCCGGCACATGTAGAAGAAATCAGAGAAAACATGCCTGAACCAGCACACCTCAAGACTGCAAGATTTGTAGAGCAATATGGTATTGATGAAGCAGATGCAAAAGTATTGACTTCAGAGTTAGAATTAGCCGATGCATATGAGGAAGTATGCAAAGAAGTGGACGCTGAAGTTGCCGCAAGATTAATGAGAGACGAACTTAAACGTGTACTCAACTATAACAAAATCAGTTTTGCTGAAAGTAAAATAACTGCAAGCGATATCGTTGAGTTAATAGGATTAATTGAATCAAAACAGGTTACACCGGAAGCAGCACATAAACTCATCGAACAAATGCCTGGTAACGATAAAACACCAACAGAAATTGGTAAAGAAATGGATATCATCGGTGGAGTATCTGATGATGCAGTATCAGATGCAATAAATCAGGCAATAGATGAAAATCCACAGGCAATTGAAGACTACAAGGCAGGTAAGGAGAATGCCGTGAACTTCCTTGTCGGTCAGGTAATGAGATTGACTCGTGGAAAAGCCAATGCTGGTGAGGCCAATAAATTAATTAGAGAAAAATTAGATCAGCTATAA
- a CDS encoding CBS domain-containing protein, with translation MTRNVIKVTPDMSISEIKEIIKKTGHDGFPVEQDDKIVGMITASDLLIRDLTPTVSGMMSRDIVIANEELSINDAARVMFRMGISRLPVTNEKRKVLGIITNTDILRSHIERSTPEKVNQFRDSIEQLYDITTDLSHENVHISKLKPTQDKVYADELEGRTYEIERGLAEPIIVVKCNDNKYLVVDGHHRLVASNQMGNDEINAYVITLSKPITLGLEKNAKNNGIHSINDIEIIADAQHPLIAITGSLREKNTTIKK, from the coding sequence ATGACACGTAACGTAATAAAAGTCACTCCCGACATGTCTATATCCGAGATTAAAGAGATAATCAAAAAAACAGGACACGACGGATTTCCAGTAGAACAAGATGATAAAATCGTTGGAATGATCACAGCTTCTGATTTACTTATTAGAGATTTGACTCCAACCGTATCAGGTATGATGTCAAGGGACATTGTAATTGCCAATGAGGAACTATCCATAAATGATGCCGCTAGGGTAATGTTTAGAATGGGCATTTCAAGATTACCTGTAACCAATGAAAAAAGAAAGGTTCTTGGCATAATTACAAATACGGATATATTGAGATCCCACATAGAACGTTCTACCCCCGAAAAGGTAAATCAATTCAGAGATTCAATAGAACAATTATATGACATTACAACCGACTTGTCACATGAAAATGTTCATATCAGCAAATTAAAGCCAACACAGGATAAGGTATATGCTGATGAACTGGAAGGTAGAACATATGAGATTGAAAGGGGCCTGGCAGAACCTATAATCGTTGTTAAATGTAATGACAACAAGTACTTGGTTGTGGATGGACATCATCGATTGGTTGCATCAAATCAAATGGGCAACGATGAGATAAATGCATATGTCATTACACTAAGCAAACCAATAACATTAGGATTGGAGAAAAATGCGAAAAACAATGGAATACACTCCATCAATGACATAGAAATAATAGCAGATGCACAGCATCCACTAATTGCCATTACTGGAAGTCTAAGAGAAAAAAATACCACCATAAAGAAGTGA
- the hisE gene encoding phosphoribosyl-ATP diphosphatase encodes MMKDEIIREVYDTLVDRKENPIDSYTSKLMQDSDKKAEDKILEKLGEEATEVILASKNNEDLVHESADLIFFTILNLVYKGIPLDDLFDELESRHK; translated from the coding sequence ATGATGAAAGATGAAATAATTAGAGAAGTATATGATACGCTTGTCGATAGAAAAGAAAACCCGATTGACTCATATACCTCAAAGTTAATGCAGGATTCTGATAAAAAGGCAGAAGACAAGATACTTGAAAAACTAGGTGAGGAAGCAACAGAAGTAATACTTGCCTCCAAAAATAATGAGGATTTGGTTCATGAATCAGCGGATTTAATCTTCTTTACAATATTAAATCTTGTATATAAGGGAATTCCATTAGATGATCTTTTTGATGAACTAGAAAGCAGACATAAATAA